One Acidobacteriota bacterium genomic window, CGTTCATGAATCCCTCTCCTCTACGATTCCGAACCGGGCCGACCTTCATTTCGCCAAATTGCAAGTATCGGTCGGTCGACCGAACAATACGATATCGTTCTCCATCCGTCAACAGGGAGATCTCGAGGCTCCAACTGGAAGGCGACGGGTGCTGGTCAGCAGCGTCTAGTTGTACCCGGCCATCAGGTTGGTGACACTCGGCTGATGGGTGGCCGCCGTCCGAGCGAGCCGTGGTTGCGTTGGTGATTGTAGTAGTCGAGCCATGGCTGGAGGGCTGAAGCTCGTTCGCTGTTGCTGGTGAAGACTTGCTTGTAAGCCCATTCGGTTTGCAGTGTCCGGTTGAATCGTTCGACTTTGCCGTTCTGCCAAGGGCAGTGGGGTCGGATGGTGATGTGGGTGGCTCCGAGTACATTCATGGCGTCTTTGACGGCGTAGCTTCGGGTGTAGGACCAGTGATTATCGGTCATCACTGCCTCGATGCGTTCAATGCCACAGGTTCGAAAGAACACCGCGGCCCTCTTAAGGAATCCTGCTGCGGTGTCGCCTTTCTCGTTGTTGTGGATCTCTGAGTAGGCGAGACGGCTGTGGTCGTCGACTGCTGAATGCACGTAGTCGTATCCGATTCGTTGCTTCCTCTTTGCTGAGGTGGATCCCATGGTGCGTCCCCATGCTTTCCAGCCTCCACCGTCAGGGATACGCCCGATCTTCTTGACATCGACATGGATCAACTCGCCAGGCCGGTCACGCTCGTAACGGATTGCTGTGGCCTTTGAAGAACGGATCACGTCACCGGTGAGAGGATCGCACTCAAACAGATACGGCACCTTATGACGACGTAGGATCCGACTGATCGTCCGAGCCGGGACCCCAAGGTCGTCGGCAAGCCGATCCGGGCCGACGCGCAACACCCGCCTCGCTGCAACCACCCGGCGCTCTACCTCAACGGGTGTGCGGGTAGGTGAAAAATGCGGCCTCGACGACCGATCCTCCAACCCGGCGTCGCCCTCGGCATCGAAACGAGCCACCCACCGGTGGGCGCATTGGCGAGATACACCCATCGCTTTGGCAACGTGGGCAACAGGCATCCCCTCGAAACGGACCCGTTGAACGAGCAACCGGCGACCATGAACTGTGAGCCGCGCATTACGGTGACCCATGAAGACCTCCAAGTGGGTGTTGACAGCAATCACCACTTCACTCGGAGGTCTTCACCTATGCAAGAACTGTCACCAACGTCCTGGCCGAGTACAACTAGATAGCCTCGTACATTGCAACGAGGTCGGGCATGATCTCGTCCCATGCTTCGGCGATCAGCCGATGACCTTCTGCGGAGAGATGAAAGTGGTCGGCGGCGAAATACCGGTCAGGATCGCTGAAGAACTTGTCAAAACGTGGATGTCTGGCGTTGGCCTTCACGATGTGAGGATGGTTGACGGCCACCCTTGTGATAGCGTTGTTGATCGAACTCGAGCGCACCGATGCGATCGACTTTGCAAAAGTAGGAAGCCGGGGGATCGATCCGAAGTCGCCGATTCCGGCGATCGCTGTAGGGATGCCGCTCGCCATGTCGGCTAAACGTTCGTAGTCGTCCTCGAAGCGTCTGAGTGGCGTTCCACGCAGAGCGTCGTTTCCACCGATCGAGATCAGCAGCATATGCGGGCTGTCCGCCAAAGCGGGTCCGATTTGTTCTCTCAGTACGTCGGCGATTTTGGCACCACCGACTGCGTGGTTGATGAGCTCGACGTAGTACGCCTGCGCCAGTGACCTTGCCGCGTGGCGTACCCAGCAGCCGTCGAGCGGTTGTACGCCAGGGGCCGTGACAGAACTGTCACCGATGACGACCAGCCTGAGGGTGGGATTTGACGGGTCACCAAAGACGCCAGCGGGGTCCTGATTGGTAAGCGATGGCCACGCGGCACTGCGGGCCATTCGTGCGATCTGCGCCGCGGCAAAGGTCACGAGGCCAAGTGGCTGAGTGAGCATCCGACCCGGTTTCAAAGTCTCTCCAGTGTTCGTCTGTCACGAGTGTACGGGTGTTTCGGAACCAGTGGGGCAGGCCGTTTCGCGGGTGGCGTGGCGGTCGAGCAAGGGTCACACGTTAAAGCGGAAGTGGACAACGTCACCCTCTTGAACGATGTAGTCCTTGCCCTCAAGACGCCATCTCCCCGCCTCCTTTGCCCCGGCTTCGCCGCCGTGCTCAACAAAGTCATCGTATGCAACGACCTCGGCGCGGATGAAGCCCTTCTCGAAGTCGGTGTGGATCACCCCGGCCGCCTGCGGTGCGGTGGTTTCGGCGGGGATGGTCCACGCCCGAACCTCCATTTCGCCTGCGGTGAAGAACGTACCAAGCCCGAGCAATGCATAGCCGGCTCGGATAACCCGGTTGAGACCGGGTTCCGTTTCGCCGATTTCAGAGAGGAACTCTGCTTTGTCAGCCTCGTCGAGTTCTACGATCTCTCCCTCGAGACGGCCCGAAATGATCACCAGTGCAGACCCCTCCGCAGTGGCGTAGGCCTCGACTGCGGCGACATGCGAATTGTTGGCCTCGCCGGAGTCGTCGATGTTGGCGATATACATCGTGGGTTTTGCGGTGAGGAGGTGAAGTTCGCGCAGGTTCTTTCGTTCGGTTGTGCTGAGATCCATAGACCGCACCGGGTCGCCCTCCCCGAGGTGGGTAAGCACAGGTTCGAGTGTCATCACGATCGACTTCGCATCGACGTCGCCGACACGCGCCTTCTTCGTGTGGCGGACTAACGCCTTCTCGACCGTCTGGAGATCGGCAAGCGCGAGCTCGGTCGAGATGATTTCGATATCCGAAATTGGGTTGATCGTTCCATCGACATGGACCACGTCGTCATCCTCAAAACAGCGCACGACGTGAGCAATCGCGTCGGTCTCGCGGATATGGGCGAGGAACTGATTACCGAGGCCTTCCCCCTGGCTTGCGCCCTTCACCAATCCAGCAATGTCGGTGAACTCCATTGCGGTTGGCACGATCCGCCCTGGGTTCACGATTGCGGCGAGTGCGTCCAGTCGTGGGTCGGGAACTGTTGCGACGCCGACGTTGGGGTCGATTGTGCAGAATGGGTAGTTCTCAGCGGGCACACCCGCAGCGGTGAGTGCGTTGAACAGAGTCGATTTTCCGACGTTTGGCAATCCGACGATGCCGCACGAGAAGCCCATGGTTGATCCGATCCAGTCAGACAGGGGAGTGCGTCCATGGGACGCGGCCAAAAGGATACTCGCCGTGGGCACCGACGATTCCATTCCAGGCGTGAGCCTTGCTACGTTTCGTGCTCATGGCAAACGAGTATCTCATGGAGTTGATAGAGGGCAGCGACCTCGCCGGCCTGCTGGTGTTTGTGAAGCGCACCTGCGATGCCCAGGACTGGGATGGTCTCGTTGAGATTCGGGATCAATGTCGCGACGCCGTTGACCGCGGCAAGCAGCTCTGGGGTGTCGCGCACTACGTGGACTATCGAACGGCACGCGACGCACCAGCTTCATACCTGAGCGATGCCCTGAGTGGCGACGGCCGTTCGAGCGCGATCGGTCCACTGTGGGAGGTAGCGGCGTCGGTGAAGAATTGGGACGAGATGCGCGAACATCTTCCCGAAGGTCAGGTTGCAGCTCTTGCTGCATACGAGCGGGCGCTGCGAGGCGACGTGCCGGGTGATGCCGTGGACCTGATGCTTGACATTCCGCTCGAAAGGCTTGCGTGGGAGCCGTCCTATGAAGTCGCGACCTATGGCGAGTCCCGAGTCGATGTTCCGTATCCGGAGATTCCCATCATGGAGTGGGTTGAACTGCCCGACGCTATCGAAGTGCTCGACGACGATGCCGCGACCGAGGCGCTCACTGATCTCGTGCAACCTTGGTGGGACACATCGAATGGCAAAGTCGAGGCAAACGTGGTCGAGGGGTCGGCTCTCGAAGCCATCAAAGCGTTTGGCCCGAGGCGAGTACGAATTGTGCGGGTGACACCCCAGCAGGCGCTTTCGGTGATGGTGTGGACCGCGGCGAGCGGTGGGGCGCACGGCAAGCGTCGGGGGACGCCGGTTGGGCGTTCGCTGGCGTGGTGGGCCATGGTGTGCCTTGCTGGATTGGATGACGCCCCGCACATGGACCCGGACGAGATCGGCGAAGCGATCGCTGATCTCAATTTCTACGTGTGGGACGCTGGCGATGCGACCGGTGGCTGGTCTTTCCACATGGCCATCGAAGACCCCGCCGACGGTCTTGCGTGGGCAGTCACCGCCGTCGACGCCGTCTAGGCCTACCGGCCGGGAGTAAACCATTTCACGTCGGCAAAGCGCCCGAAATCTGCGTCGAACGTGATGACTGTGGCCTTCCGCTCGAGGGCGATAGCTGCCAGATGAGCGTCGCTCACGAGGTTGCCGGATGTACCCGCTTCGTCGAGCAGTTGTCGAAGCAACGTGAGATGATTTGGTCCTGGATGAAGCGTTGTCGTGTTGGGGTGGCTAGTCCACAGCTGCACGAGATCGAGCGCCACATCAGTATCCAGTGGGTGGGCGAATATGCGACGGCTGGTGGAAATCCTCACGAACGTAAGTAATACGAGCCACACGAATCCGACTGCATCAGATCCGTTCAAGGCTTCGTCCAGCCAGGTCCTCGAGGCATCATGATGTGGGGAGGCCTTGTTGACGGAGTAGAGGAGGACGTTTGCGTCGACAAGCTTCACTTGCGTAGGTCGAGTTTCCGGACGATTTCCTCATCCTCCATCGCGGCGGCAAGGGCAAGGCTGCGGTCGAGATCCACGTTGCGGGGGCTACCCATTGAGTATGTCGGCGTCTTATAAAGCGGTCGGTCTTCGCCGAGCGAATCCCTGATGGCCCGGTTAACCGTTTCCTTGAAAGTCAGGTCGCGTTGCTCCATTGAACGCTCGACGAGGAGCGCAACGTCGGCGTCGAGCGTGATGGTCGTTCTCATTGATGCATCATAGCATCATCTTGATTGATGTAATAGCATCATTCAATTAGACGAGCGGGCAGCCTCGTTTCCTTCTTTAGTGGTGCGGAATCACCGCGAGTGGTGATGGATGGTCTGGAGATGGCTCACATATATTGCTCAGCGCTCTCGTGGACAGACGCGCACGGGAGAGAGGACAGTTGGTCGATCTGGCGTAAAGAAATCGGTTCCATCGCTCGCTCCGATTACGCTCGGTGGACACAATGAAGGGCAGAGAGCGGGAAAGGGAGCCGCCACAATGGCAGAAAGCAAGGAACCACCGAGAGGACTGTTGACGGTGGTCCGAACTTTATGGAGCGAGCTTGGGCCAGCAGGCAAGACTGTTCTGGTCGCCCTTGCTATGTCCGCTGTGGTGGCATTGGTTCTCGGAGTCGCGATTCCGCGCCAGGTGGAACAGCACCTGATTGACGCTGAGGTACGCAAGCTGACACGGATCGTCGATGACATGGTTGACGCAGGGATTATCCCGGTGGAGACGCCAGGAGCGGAAGCCTTTGCGACCCTGGACGAAGCGGCGCGACTGCACCTGCTCGGTTCGGATACCGTACGCGTGAAGCTCTGGTTGCCAGACGGCACAATCATGTATTCCGACGAGTCCGCCTTGATCGGTCGGAAGTTCGGTTTCTCGGAGGACCGCATCGTTGCGTTTAACGGTCTCTCCAGTGTTAACGTTCCGGACCTTTCGCGACCCGAGAACGAGTACGAACGCAGCCTTCCCCCGCTGCGGGAGTTCTATATCCCGGTCATGAGGGACTCCGGCTCGGTCGCGGCGGTGTTCGAGGTGTATCACCTCGACGAACCGATCGAAACGACCGTCGGAAACATCCAGCGCCTGGTGTGGGTGAGTATTGCGGTCGGAATTGGACTGCTCACGATCTTCATCGCAACCCTCATCCTTGTTAACGGGCGGGCTGTCACACGGCGCCGCCAACTCGCCGAGAAGCTATTCGGCGACCTCGTCCGCTCTCAGGCTGAAGAGCGCACGAGGGTCATCGGGTCGCTTCACGACGATATCGGCCAGACCCTCTATCGTATCCATTACGGAATTGAAGACTTGCGGTCTCGAGTCGACGCTGACGATCCGGTGGCAGAGGAGTTGGCGCACATTGGTGCGCTGGTCAACGAGGTGGATAGCTCACTGCGGGCAGAACTGCGTTCCTTGCAATACGGCACGGGGGAAGAGCTAGCGCTGGGTCCCGCCCTGGATGAGCTCGCTGAGGTCACGGAGATGGAAACTGAACTTTCGGTGAGTGTGGAGGTTGCTAAGGACTGTGAGCTTTCGCCACCGACCCGTATTGCGCTGTACCGTGCGGCCCGCGAGGCAATGACGAATATTCGAAAACATTCATTTGCGACGAACGTCGAGATCCGTGTTCAAAGACATGGCGATCAGGTAAGGCTGCATGTTCTTGACGACGGTGTCGGCACAGTTGAAGACGAAGGTCTTGGTCTGACCACGACCCGTGAACGGCTTGAAGCCATCGGCGGCGGTCTCCGGGTTAAGACCGATCGAGCGGGTGGGACGAAATTTGTTGCATGGGTGCCAGCGGGTGAGCATGAGGGAGAGAGATGAAAGTCATCGTTGTTGATGACCATCGTATCGTTCGCGAGGGGATCTGTATGCTGCTTGGTCGCGAAGCCGACGTCGAATTGGTTGGTGAAGCCTCAAGCGGACAGGAACTGCTCACGCTTCTTGAGACAACCGACTGTGACGTCGTGCTGCTCGACGTGCGGATGCCCGACAAGAGCGGCCTCGAAGTGCTTGAGGAATTGCAGGAACGTAAGTTTCGCCCCCGCGTCATCGTTCTTTCGATGCACGACGATCCATCCTACGTAAGGCGGGCGATTGAGCTGGGAGCGTCTGGCTACCTACTGAAGTCGGTTGGAAAAGAAGAGCTTCTGCGAGCCCTCGGGGTTGTTGCCGCTGGAGGGTCGTATATCCAGGGTGAGATCACTGCGCCGCTTATCGCCCGAATGGTCGACCCGAGCAGCTCCGGCCCGATTGGAGCGTTGAGCCTCGCCGACATCGACATGCTCCAGATGCTGGCCGAGGGCCTCGACAATCGTGCGATAGCGCAACGGCTCGGTGTATCTGAGGCAGTCGTGAAGGCACATCTGCGCTCCATCTATTCGCACCTTGAAGTGAAGCGGCGGTCAGAGGCTGTGGCTGTCGCGCTTCGCCTCGGCGTGATCACATGAAAGGCGCTCAGTAGCAGTCGAACCTTGCACGCAGCATGTCGCAGAAACCATCGCCGGGTCCCTCCGGCCCTCATGTATGGACATCCACTAGCCCTCGCGCCACGCCCCGCATTGACACAGTCCAGACCGGGCCTTCGTTATGCCTCCCACCCGGGTGGCACCGACTCCTCGTCAACACCCGGTCGCAAATCCGCGATACGCACGAGTTGTGACCATTCCCGCCGTGCGTTCACGCTAGCGGCCCTTTCCTTGGATCACATGGCTACTGTTCACCGTTTCCTGGCGATACGCAAGAAGGGCCATTCGTCCTCGTGACCTTTTAGCCGTCACAGCATACGGTGACCGAGAGATGGTATATGCCCGCCGCGCAGTCGCGACGGCCTGAAACTGAGGAGGTCACCGTGAGACGCAGATGGTTACTCACCATCGCGGTCTTCGTGTTGGTAGCTGGAGCCTGTTCGAGCAGCGATCCGGGGGATACGACAACGATTGCCACTACAACAACGCAGACACCGACAACGATTGCCACTACAACAACGGAAACACCGTCGACGATTGCCACTACAACAACGGAAACACCGTCGACGACAACTACCGATGCACCTCCGCCGTCCGAAGTCGCGATGCGTTCGTTGGATGCTGTTGAGGCGGTGATCACGGTTGATGGTGATGTGTCGGATTGGGGTGAGGTTGTTGGCTTGGCTTTGACGTTGGAGCCGATTGTGGCTGATGCCGATGAGGCGATTGACAACAGGGAGGTCACCATCAAGATGGCGCATGACGATGAGAATATCTATGCGTTGTTCACGATCGACGATGACTACGACTGGGACGCTGATGATGTCCATCTTTCGGGGGCCGTTGCGCTGATGTTCCCTGTTGACACCGGTGGTCCGCATATGGGCGCCGATGACGAAGAGGGTGAGAACACGACCGGTATGGTCGATATCTGGCATTGGGAGACTGAGTGTGCGATTGGTGTTGAGTCCGGTGGTGTGGTGAATCCTTCCGGTGACGGTAAGGATCCGGGCAACGACGCCACGTGTAACTTTGATGATGAGTGGGCAACCGACGCTGAGACCCGAGAAGACGACAACGGTGCCGGTGCCGAGAACAGTCTGTCGGGTGTGTGGACACATTCGAATCCGGTTGACGACGGTCCAGGTGTTTGGTATTTCGAGATGTCTCGTCCGCTCGACACGGGTGATGTTCAGGATGCGGTGTTCACTGTTGGTGAATCGACTCTGCTCGCCCTCGCTTACTGGGACGCCGATTTTGGTCCTGACGGCTGGGATGACTCTACCCATGTCCAATCATCCAACCAGGGATGGATCCAAGTCAACCTCAAATAGAACCATGTCCATTTGCTCGACTGTCCGCGGGGCTTTCACCCCCACGGACAGGCGAGAGTGATTGAGTTCCCTGTCCCAAGATAGAGACCCAGCGCATGAGCAACAGATCCGAAACAGCCGACGATGCCTCGGCGTCTTCGAGCGGGGCTGCAATCTCGGAAGAGTTGGTTGACCGCAGAAGCGCTCTCAAGTACCTCGGCCTCGGACTTGCCGGAGCAGTTCCGTTGGCCGTGTCAGGCTGGCTCATGGACGGCCTCATCCGCGAAGTTGTCGCGGGGCCTGAACCCGGTTCACCTCCCACCGTGCGTGTCACGGAAAAGACCGAATCTGGGCGTGTGCGTCAGTGGACGATGATCATCGACCTAAAGAAGTGTGACGGTTGCCAAAGCCAAGGCACCCCTCCGCAGTGTACGACAGCGTGCATTGAAGGGCACTTCGCGCCGGATCCCATGGAATGGATCGAGGTCTACGAGGCCGAACTTTCAGGCGGCGGTACCCAGTTTATTCCAACGCCGTGCCAGCAATGCGAAAACCCGCCGTGCGTCAAGGTGTGTCCGGTCGGCGCCACTTTCTCTACACCGGAGGGCACTGTTCTTATCGACCAGGATCGTTGCATTGGCTGCCGCATCTGTATGGCCGCTTGTCCCTACGACCGGCGTTTTTTCAACTGGGGTACACCACCAGTTCCACCTGAAGCAGCCTTGGCGGACTACAACCCCGATCAGCAAACTCCCGCATCTCGCGGCACCGTCATGAAGTGCGATTTCTGTCCGGAGATGGTGAGAGGTGGAACACTCCCATTTTGTGTCCAAGCGTGTCCGAACGATGCAATCTGGTACGGCGACTTTGAAGAAGACATTGCTACAAACGGCCGCCAGATTGTCAAGGCGTCCCGCTTGATCTCCGAGAGGAACGGCTATCGCTTGCAAGAACACCTCGGTACACAACCTCGCGTGTACTACCTGCCGGGTCACGGGGAGGATGTCGGACGCGATCCTGCCGAAGAGGGAAGAATGCCGACGAAGTGGCCATGGATTGAGCGTGCTGAAGGAGCGGTCACATGGACACGATGAGCAACTGGCACGAACGCCTTGTCAGGAAGACCTTAAGGCCTACGCTGGTTACCACCTACCGATATTGGCTATGGGTGATTGTCCTCGGCGCTGTTATCGGCAACGGTGTGTTCCAGTACTCGAAGCAGTGGCGCCATGGTCTGTACGTCACGGACATGAGAGATCGGATTTCGTGGGGCCTGTATATAACGGCGTTTGTGTTCTTCATCGGAATCAGCCATGCGGGCACTCTGATTTCGGCGATATTGCGAGTGTCGAAAGCGACGTGGAGGGCGCCGATCACACGGATGGCAGAACTTATCACCGCCGTCGCGCTCGTGGTCGGCGCTGGGTTCGTACTTATCGACATGGGCCGCCCGGAAAGAATCTTCAATGTGTTTCGCTATGGACGCTGGCAGTCGCCGATCATGTGGGATGTCATGGCGATAACGACTTATCTAACAGCGAGCGTGATATATCTCTACTCTCCAATGATTCCTGATCTAGCACTGTACAGGGACCGCCTATCGGGCAGGGTCGGTGCGGTGCGTCGGTTCTTTTACGAAACCGTCGCCTTGAACTGGCGTGGACTACCGTCGCAGGTCAGACTGCTCGGTAAGGCGATCACAATCATGATGTTACTTATCATGCCCATTGCGGTATCGGTGCATACGGTGGTGTCGTGGATATTCTCGATGACGCTTCGTGTCGGCTGGAACACCAGTATCTTCGGAGTGTTGTTCGTTGCTGGAGCGATCTTCAGCGGTGTGGCGACGCTTATCCTCGTCATGGCAGTCCTGAGGCGTATCTATCACTGGGAAGAGTACCTCACTCCGAAGCACTTTCTCTATCTCGGATATATGCTTGCCGCGTTCGCTGCGTTCATGATCTATGTGAATATCAACGAGTACCTGACCGAGGGATTCAAGCTTGAAGAGACCGGCGAGTTTGCCTTTCGTCAACTGTTCGTTGAGGACTTCGCCCTGATGTTCTGGTTCTACATAATCGGCGGCCTGTTCGTGCCCATTGTGCTGATGCTGGTGCGCCAAACCCGCACAATTGCAGGGGTAGTTGTCGCTGCAATCTTCGTGGATATTGCGATGTTCCTTGAACGTTACTTCATTGTTGTAACGGGGCTTCGCGTCCCCCTCATGCCCTACGAACCCGCGAGTTACGGTCCCACGTTCGTTGAGTGGTCAATATTCGCGGCGGGCGTGGCGCTGTTTCTTCTTCTCTTTTCCATTGCGTTGAAGGTTCTCCCGATGTTCGCGATCTGGGAAATGACCGAAGAACGCAGACTCGCCGAAGAACGCAGACTCGCCGGCCCCCAAGAGTTTGCTCCAATGCCCGAGGTCGCTAACACAGGCGCCGCCGGATGGACGTCCGGGAGTCCTCCGGACGCGCAATCCTCGATCAATGGGGGTTCAAAATGAGTTGGCACCCATGGCAACGCACCACGAAGATGGCGTTCTCGGTCATTATTGTCGCGACCGTCCTTGGCATGTCCGGCCCTGCGGTCGCAGCAAGTATCGGCATCAGCGTCGGTGCTCCCGAGAGTGTTGTAGTTGGGCAAGATGTTGAGGTCAAGGCCGTTCTGTCGGACGACGGCACTCCAGTCGAAGGCGCCGAGATCGCACTCACTTACAAGACGACGTTTGCGGGCAAGTCTGCACGCGTTGAACTTGCCAGAGCAACTACAGACAAGACTGGTACCGCGGTGATGGTCTACCAGCAGCGGTCGGATTCCAACACTGAGATGCAGATCGTATATCTCGGTCCTGAGACCGCACCGGTGGAACCCTTCATGTTCACGATTACCGTTGAGGCAGAGGGAGTACAGCTTTATTCGTCAGAGTCCGGTGTCGAGATCCCGTTCATCAACGGAACGCTTGTAATCGTTGTCATTACCGGAGTGTGGTCGCTGATCGCCCTGTCGGCTGTGTACCTCGTCCGGGTCGGGAAAGCAGGTCAGCTTGTGGACGAACCGGCGCAGGAGAGCGGGTCGATGTGGATTAGCGTCCTGCTCGCGTCCGCTGCCATCTTTACCGCCATTGGCATGGTGATTGTGTTTATCAGGGCTCCAGTATCGAACACGGACCTGACGGATCCGGAGACTTTTGATCGCACCGAGATTGGGTACCTTGGAGAGATCATTCCATATGTTGGATTCGGACTCGGCGACAAGTCGGCCGCTCAAACGGGTGATCCCGTTGAAGACGGGAGAGTGTTGTCCTTTCAGTACGGGTGTGCCGCTTGTCACGCGCCTTCGGGTTTGGGCGCAGTGGTGGGACCTGCCCTCGTTGGCGAGATCGGATCGTTTTCGCGCTTCGTCGAGGATATTCGCGAGGGTCCTAAAGGTATGCCCGTCTACCGCGAATCGGTTCTATCCGAGGAGG contains:
- a CDS encoding IS481 family transposase, with the translated sequence MGHRNARLTVHGRRLLVQRVRFEGMPVAHVAKAMGVSRQCAHRWVARFDAEGDAGLEDRSSRPHFSPTRTPVEVERRVVAARRVLRVGPDRLADDLGVPARTISRILRRHKVPYLFECDPLTGDVIRSSKATAIRYERDRPGELIHVDVKKIGRIPDGGGWKAWGRTMGSTSAKRKQRIGYDYVHSAVDDHSRLAYSEIHNNEKGDTAAGFLKRAAVFFRTCGIERIEAVMTDNHWSYTRSYAVKDAMNVLGATHITIRPHCPWQNGKVERFNRTLQTEWAYKQVFTSNSERASALQPWLDYYNHQRNHGSLGRRPPISRVSPT
- the ychF gene encoding redox-regulated ATPase YchF, which encodes MGFSCGIVGLPNVGKSTLFNALTAAGVPAENYPFCTIDPNVGVATVPDPRLDALAAIVNPGRIVPTAMEFTDIAGLVKGASQGEGLGNQFLAHIRETDAIAHVVRCFEDDDVVHVDGTINPISDIEIISTELALADLQTVEKALVRHTKKARVGDVDAKSIVMTLEPVLTHLGEGDPVRSMDLSTTERKNLRELHLLTAKPTMYIANIDDSGEANNSHVAAVEAYATAEGSALVIISGRLEGEIVELDEADKAEFLSEIGETEPGLNRVIRAGYALLGLGTFFTAGEMEVRAWTIPAETTAPQAAGVIHTDFEKGFIRAEVVAYDDFVEHGGEAGAKEAGRWRLEGKDYIVQEGDVVHFRFNV
- a CDS encoding type II toxin-antitoxin system VapC family toxin; translated protein: MKLVDANVLLYSVNKASPHHDASRTWLDEALNGSDAVGFVWLVLLTFVRISTSRRIFAHPLDTDVALDLVQLWTSHPNTTTLHPGPNHLTLLRQLLDEAGTSGNLVSDAHLAAIALERKATVITFDADFGRFADVKWFTPGR
- a CDS encoding antitoxin encodes the protein MRTTITLDADVALLVERSMEQRDLTFKETVNRAIRDSLGEDRPLYKTPTYSMGSPRNVDLDRSLALAAAMEDEEIVRKLDLRK
- a CDS encoding response regulator transcription factor, translated to MKVIVVDDHRIVREGICMLLGREADVELVGEASSGQELLTLLETTDCDVVLLDVRMPDKSGLEVLEELQERKFRPRVIVLSMHDDPSYVRRAIELGASGYLLKSVGKEELLRALGVVAAGGSYIQGEITAPLIARMVDPSSSGPIGALSLADIDMLQMLAEGLDNRAIAQRLGVSEAVVKAHLRSIYSHLEVKRRSEAVAVALRLGVIT
- a CDS encoding 4Fe-4S dicluster domain-containing protein; translation: MSNRSETADDASASSSGAAISEELVDRRSALKYLGLGLAGAVPLAVSGWLMDGLIREVVAGPEPGSPPTVRVTEKTESGRVRQWTMIIDLKKCDGCQSQGTPPQCTTACIEGHFAPDPMEWIEVYEAELSGGGTQFIPTPCQQCENPPCVKVCPVGATFSTPEGTVLIDQDRCIGCRICMAACPYDRRFFNWGTPPVPPEAALADYNPDQQTPASRGTVMKCDFCPEMVRGGTLPFCVQACPNDAIWYGDFEEDIATNGRQIVKASRLISERNGYRLQEHLGTQPRVYYLPGHGEDVGRDPAEEGRMPTKWPWIERAEGAVTWTR
- the nrfD gene encoding polysulfide reductase NrfD; the protein is MDTMSNWHERLVRKTLRPTLVTTYRYWLWVIVLGAVIGNGVFQYSKQWRHGLYVTDMRDRISWGLYITAFVFFIGISHAGTLISAILRVSKATWRAPITRMAELITAVALVVGAGFVLIDMGRPERIFNVFRYGRWQSPIMWDVMAITTYLTASVIYLYSPMIPDLALYRDRLSGRVGAVRRFFYETVALNWRGLPSQVRLLGKAITIMMLLIMPIAVSVHTVVSWIFSMTLRVGWNTSIFGVLFVAGAIFSGVATLILVMAVLRRIYHWEEYLTPKHFLYLGYMLAAFAAFMIYVNINEYLTEGFKLEETGEFAFRQLFVEDFALMFWFYIIGGLFVPIVLMLVRQTRTIAGVVVAAIFVDIAMFLERYFIVVTGLRVPLMPYEPASYGPTFVEWSIFAAGVALFLLLFSIALKVLPMFAIWEMTEERRLAEERRLAGPQEFAPMPEVANTGAAGWTSGSPPDAQSSINGGSK
- a CDS encoding cytochrome c — protein: MSWHPWQRTTKMAFSVIIVATVLGMSGPAVAASIGISVGAPESVVVGQDVEVKAVLSDDGTPVEGAEIALTYKTTFAGKSARVELARATTDKTGTAVMVYQQRSDSNTEMQIVYLGPETAPVEPFMFTITVEAEGVQLYSSESGVEIPFINGTLVIVVITGVWSLIALSAVYLVRVGKAGQLVDEPAQESGSMWISVLLASAAIFTAIGMVIVFIRAPVSNTDLTDPETFDRTEIGYLGEIIPYVGFGLGDKSAAQTGDPVEDGRVLSFQYGCAACHAPSGLGAVVGPALVGEIGSFSRFVEDIREGPKGMPVYRESVLSEEDLHKIYDFLSQGR